Sequence from the Deltaproteobacteria bacterium genome:
ACACGCCTCTCGGATACGCCGTCAAGAAGGGCTACGGCTTCGTGAAGGCGGGAGGCCTCTCCAAGGTCTGGAACGCAACCAAGCACGTCGCCGGCCAGGCCTGGGCCGGCTTGAAGACGGCGTACGACACCACCTCGAAGTTCCTCCAGAGTCCCGCCGGACAGCTCCTCGTCACCGGCCTGTCGCTCGCCGCCAGCTTCATTCCCGGCGGGATCGTGGTGAAGGCCGTCATCGGCGCCGGCATCGGCGCGATGCAGGCCATCAGCGAAGGCAAGGACTGGAAGGCGGTGCTGGCCTCGGCGGCGGGCGGCGCGCTCACCGGCGCTATCCCCTTCCTGAAGATCGGACCGCTGGCGAAGATCGGCATCGGCGCGCTCCAGGGTGGCATCACCGCCGTCGCGTCCGGTGGCTCGCTCAAGGACGCGCTCAAAGGCGCCGCCGGCGGCGCGCTGGACTCGTTCGATCCCGGCGCATTCCACGCGCTGAAGAAACTGAAGAGCTTCACCACGGCCGAGAAGCTGCTCAAGGGCAAAGCGATGGCGGATCCCCGCGCGCGCAAGACGCTCGCCGCGCTGGAAAAACTGGGCAGCAAGGGCGTCAAGGGTGGCATCTGGGTGAGCGGGAAGGCGGCGCGGGCCCAGCATGCGCTCGACAAGGTGGTTCGCGCCGGCGACCAGATCCACGGCGTCCTCTCGGAGGTGCATACCCTGGCGCCGGGCCTCGCCGACGTTGTCGGCGACAACGCGGCAGGCCATTTCGTCGGCCGGCTCGGCGATTGGGCGGGCCAGGGCGACGACCGGTTGCAGAGGGCGCTCGGATACGGCCACGCGGCGTCCGACACGCTCTCGAAGTACCACGGCTATCTCGACAAGGGCCTCGCCTACGCCGGCGTGAAGGATCCCGGCAAGGCGTACGAGAAGATGATGGCGCGCCGGGATCTGCGCGCGGGAAAGAAGGGCGCGCTCGAGCACCTCGCGCGGCTCAAGCTGGAAGACCATCGGCGCAAGCATCCCGAGCTGCACCTCGCCGAGGCCACGCGCAGGCGCAGGCATCCGCGGCCCGAGCGGACGGCGCTGGAGAAGGCGGTCACGCGAGGGCAGGATCTGGTGCGCAAGGGCCGCCGCGTCGCGCAGGGCGTTCACGACGGGCTGGGCAAGGTGCACGACGTCGTCGAGAAGGGGCTCAGCGGCGCCGAGAAGGTGCAGTCGGGACTCGAGAAGGCCATCGCGGTCGCCCGGCAGGGTGCGGACGTGCTCGGCGAAGACAGTGAATTCGGGCGGTACCTGACCCGTGTCGCCGATCGAGCAGACCGCATCCACGACCATCTCGAAACCGGCATCGGCGTGGCCCAGGACTTCAACCGCAAGGTGGGCGCGACGCACGAGGCGATCGAGAAGATCCCCGGCGTTCACAAAGACGGAGAGCCCGAGCCCCTCACGTACCTGGACGGGCGCCGCACTCCGCGGAAGTCGCCCCACGACGTCGCGCCGCCAAAGGCAAGCGCGTGGGAGCGCATCGGCTCCGTCTCTCGCCAGGTGCAGAAGTTCGAGACCGAGTACGGCAAGTCGCAGCGGAAGATCCAGGAGTCGTTGCACAAGGGCCAGGCGAATGCGGCCAGCATCGAGCTGATGGGGCTCGGGTCGCGGTGCGAGGAGATCGCCCTCTCCATCCGCGAGGCGAAAACGCTGGCGAAGGGCAACGAAAAATACGAGAAGGAGATCGCCTTCTACGAGGAGTGGCATCGGGCTACGAAGGCAAAGCTGCACACCCGGATCGCGGACACCAAGGGGCTCGGGGCGCAGGTCGCCGTCTCTGGCTTCGGGATCGCCGAGAGCACGCACCCCGACATCTTCGAGAATACGAGGGCCATCTACGCCGTGCGCACCAAGGTGGAGAGCTTCGGCGCGGCATTGCGCGACCCGGACGCCAAGGCGCAGGTCGCGAAGGTGCTCGCCGAGGCGAAGAAGGCGAAGGGCGATCTGGAGGCGCTGAAGGCCAAGTACCGCAAGGACAAGGCCGCCCACGACTTCCTCACCGGCGGCGGCATGCAGGACAAGCTGATCGACGAGGCGATGCGCAAGCTCGAGGCTTCTGCGCAGCCTGTAAAGCCTGCCAAGCATGGACTTGCAGCGATCGAGAAATACAAGAAGCAGGCCATCAAGGCGGGCAAACGGATCGACTCCGGGCTGACGACCGCCGAACGAGCGCTGCACAAGGGCATTGGGGCGGGCAAGAAGATCGACTCAGGTCTGGAGAAGGTGGCTTCGGTCGCCGGGCAGGTGAGCCAGATACTCGGCGAAGACTCCGCGCTGGGCGAGCTCGTGCACCAGGTCGGCGCAGGGGCCGGGAAAGGCCATGAGAAGCTGCACCAGGCGCTCGACATGGCGCAGACCGGCAAGAAGTTCCTGCACAAAGGGCACGAGATCTTCCGCCAGGGGCTCGAGGCCGCGCAGGGCCATCACGCGAAGCAGATCGAGAAGGTGCACGGAAAGAAGCCGGTGCACGCCGACCACAAGGAGGGTGCGCTCGAACACGCCCTCCATGAAGGGCAACACCTCGGTCACGACGCGGGCGCCCTGTGGAAGGAAGGCAAGCGTTTCGTCCACGACGTTCGCGGGGCGGTGCACGGCGGCTGGGAGCTCGTCAAAGGGCTGTTCGGCGGCGGCGATCACCCGCAGGCGGAGGTCAATCCGGCGCAGGCCGTGCAGAACGCGCTCCAGTGGGTGACGGCGTTCGGCAAGCAGATCACCGCCGCGATCCGGCAGATCGAGCGGCTGATGCACGCCGGGCGGACGAAGGAGGCCGCTGACCGGGTGCATGCGCTGCGCGCGATGAGTGAGCAGACACGCGTCGAGGTGGACAGGGCAGTGCAGGCGGCCGCGAACGATCCCCAGCTCGCGAAGCAGGCCGCGAGCGCGCGCAAGCACTATCTGGAGATCCGCGCGCATCTCTCGCAGTTCGTCAAAGGGCTCCATGGACTGGATGCGGGGCCGGAGCCAGCGCACGATCGCCGGCACGCGCCTTCCGGCCGGCGCGGCCACGCGCACCACGATCCCGTCGGTGAGCTGATCGACGGCATCCTCGACGGCAACGATGGACGGATCCACGTCGACAAGGGGGCGGCGCGCGGTGACGTGCCCGTCGACGACTTGCAGGAGGTCGATCCCGCTGCCCTCGAGACCTGGCTCGGGTCCGGCGAGGGCGTGAAGCTCTTCTCCGAGGTGTTCGGCGCCTTCATCCCCGCCGAGGGCGCCCTGGTCGTGCACCATCGCCGCGGGCGCCCCGGCGGCCGCGCGGACGTGCATCCTCCGCACGCGCAGCCTTCTCACCGTGGATTCTTTGCTCGGGTGTTCGACCGCCTGGAGGGATTCGCCGACCGGATCGCCGGATGGGCCCGCAAGGGTTCCAGCCTGCTCGGCAAGGGAATGCACTACGCGGAGACGGGCATGCACGGTCTCTCGCAGGTGGAGAGCGCGGCGGAGAAGGTCCAGGGATATGCCGGTCAGGCCGAGGGCTTCCTCGAGAAGATGGGCCTGCACACGCTCGCCGGGTATGCGGGAAAGGTCGGCGGCGCGGCGGGTTGGGTAGACGACGAAGCGAAGGCCGCCCACGGCGGTTTGAAGAAAGCCGACCACTGGATGGGCGAGGGCAAGTCGGCGCTGGGAAAATTCGGCGGCCTCGTCAACCTGTTCAAGGCGTCGAAGAGCGGCGACGGCATCGACGGAAAGCTGTCGCCGCAGAAGGTCGCCCTCGGATCGGCGTTCGACGAGCCGCGCCGGCTCGACGTCACCACGCTTTCGAAGATGCAGTCGTTCCTCGGCGACGATTTCTCCGGCGTGCGGGTCCATACTGGACCAGGCGCCGCGGAAGTGACCCGGCGCTTCAACGCGGAGGCTGTGACGGTCAAGGACCACATCTTCTTCGCGCCGGGCCGCTTCAACCCGACGACGGTGGAAGGGCAGAAGCTGATCGCGCACGAGCTGACCCACGTGCTGCAGAAGGGCCGTGCGAACCTCGACGTGCGCACGGCGGAGGGCGAGGCGCTGCACGCGGAGCACAGCTACGGACACGGGCCGCAGATGGAGACGCTGAACCTGCGCCGCCCCGAGCCGGGGTTCCGGCTGGCTTCCGATGGCACCGCAGCCTCCTCCGGCATCCACACCGCGAAGCGCACGCGCAGCCGCGGCCACGAGGCGGGCGGCAAGGACGAGCTGCCCGACGGCGACGAGCTGCTCGAGCAGATCTCCGGCCGGGTGTACGACCTGTTGATGGAAGAGCTGGAGAACGCGTTCGAGTCGCGCTGACGTTTTCTTGCGCCATCGAACCCCCGGTGTAGCGTCGGCGGGAGATGCTGGAGAAGCTCTCGTCGCGGAAGAAGCTGCTGCTTGGCG
This genomic interval carries:
- a CDS encoding DUF4157 domain-containing protein, whose protein sequence is MPSAPSRFEVEHLRRLMLKASVEAAQLDERVDQARKDDSLWPALHHWSDAAESLEEAVERARPELQQDGTPKEQIDRIRERLGGLEQRSKRFDLDYDLDFCVDAWTSLGHELAQLSGRRRDPLVRLLELRKPAIDQTTAMLSEAQRHEGLLQQQHREVLELQKERDRAREKYERLRQAWLTAQRDCEAAEQQKAAAAPPQQYEVKKPPLPDLRRLTDGRPAPVIVRLPASTPVARNLPSKPIPPLPPGKPDLRKPQPAGHRAARYGKGDLPRLLERNHQQRDVVAARVEKTLSHLATAPHRTLTDSTTGELRANLARMDAILSRLRGAARHEVLEGAHAVGSIIQRMNSVAARAGGGGHSAEIRKHIEDRRAQLHRIAQAQLSSELKKRSDSGLGALSLKPQPIRGALGTTAILSGGLHALGAAHPAGFAPPGVAPKESHPLAGLQVSGTPLRELAAKAELRQKQLAARARKGPVPAQATAGALLGAFRENPKAAGFAAHLAPGGALRALCETAQRGHGLPIGQAAQHYLASRGSSHLWNAVTTFNTLVSEGHRPRFSFGSWLKKNVSDQVSHALHGVSQTVTRATGTVAGLAGAARQGISSFANRASEMGVRAAAQVGRAVARGATSVARGGLQAAQHIGRSTLGLVRHAGHALAHVAAGGLHAVRGAATWAQRKAGGAAHGLGERVHSGLEWTRKTGVVGAVGTGLRKGLSFLKTAAQHTPLGYAVKKGYGFVKAGGLSKVWNATKHVAGQAWAGLKTAYDTTSKFLQSPAGQLLVTGLSLAASFIPGGIVVKAVIGAGIGAMQAISEGKDWKAVLASAAGGALTGAIPFLKIGPLAKIGIGALQGGITAVASGGSLKDALKGAAGGALDSFDPGAFHALKKLKSFTTAEKLLKGKAMADPRARKTLAALEKLGSKGVKGGIWVSGKAARAQHALDKVVRAGDQIHGVLSEVHTLAPGLADVVGDNAAGHFVGRLGDWAGQGDDRLQRALGYGHAASDTLSKYHGYLDKGLAYAGVKDPGKAYEKMMARRDLRAGKKGALEHLARLKLEDHRRKHPELHLAEATRRRRHPRPERTALEKAVTRGQDLVRKGRRVAQGVHDGLGKVHDVVEKGLSGAEKVQSGLEKAIAVARQGADVLGEDSEFGRYLTRVADRADRIHDHLETGIGVAQDFNRKVGATHEAIEKIPGVHKDGEPEPLTYLDGRRTPRKSPHDVAPPKASAWERIGSVSRQVQKFETEYGKSQRKIQESLHKGQANAASIELMGLGSRCEEIALSIREAKTLAKGNEKYEKEIAFYEEWHRATKAKLHTRIADTKGLGAQVAVSGFGIAESTHPDIFENTRAIYAVRTKVESFGAALRDPDAKAQVAKVLAEAKKAKGDLEALKAKYRKDKAAHDFLTGGGMQDKLIDEAMRKLEASAQPVKPAKHGLAAIEKYKKQAIKAGKRIDSGLTTAERALHKGIGAGKKIDSGLEKVASVAGQVSQILGEDSALGELVHQVGAGAGKGHEKLHQALDMAQTGKKFLHKGHEIFRQGLEAAQGHHAKQIEKVHGKKPVHADHKEGALEHALHEGQHLGHDAGALWKEGKRFVHDVRGAVHGGWELVKGLFGGGDHPQAEVNPAQAVQNALQWVTAFGKQITAAIRQIERLMHAGRTKEAADRVHALRAMSEQTRVEVDRAVQAAANDPQLAKQAASARKHYLEIRAHLSQFVKGLHGLDAGPEPAHDRRHAPSGRRGHAHHDPVGELIDGILDGNDGRIHVDKGAARGDVPVDDLQEVDPAALETWLGSGEGVKLFSEVFGAFIPAEGALVVHHRRGRPGGRADVHPPHAQPSHRGFFARVFDRLEGFADRIAGWARKGSSLLGKGMHYAETGMHGLSQVESAAEKVQGYAGQAEGFLEKMGLHTLAGYAGKVGGAAGWVDDEAKAAHGGLKKADHWMGEGKSALGKFGGLVNLFKASKSGDGIDGKLSPQKVALGSAFDEPRRLDVTTLSKMQSFLGDDFSGVRVHTGPGAAEVTRRFNAEAVTVKDHIFFAPGRFNPTTVEGQKLIAHELTHVLQKGRANLDVRTAEGEALHAEHSYGHGPQMETLNLRRPEPGFRLASDGTAASSGIHTAKRTRSRGHEAGGKDELPDGDELLEQISGRVYDLLMEELENAFESR